The following proteins are co-located in the Anas platyrhynchos isolate ZD024472 breed Pekin duck chromosome 1, IASCAAS_PekinDuck_T2T, whole genome shotgun sequence genome:
- the LOC101800308 gene encoding uncharacterized protein isoform X3 has protein sequence MAALGYLVRGVVGDCVAFPLACLRSAGYIHAIWKKDGQRVAQIRRKSVNALDVYCKRAHVFSNGSLSLCPTEWRDQGEYVAEVYHQDGLHLHQIFHLELKKVEILQDITEFMGGSIFLNLTEMMPEHFFQVVWKKENTEVAWTNGSWFWYHGEYINRSEIVSSHSLRLDKIETSDRGRYSIEVKDRDGRVVYEGITNVNVEQKDTLGRNPSLYVLIASAAVIVTILLVALIRGFQKPGHRTAVPVLQHSSLRLRDDRDYPEQQERSENAEERPKLPKLKGRKAAEPRTSVHEVCGVPSVENSIRPAFEDCIPPDVDYPAPPVIDSAPAESEEFPLPGFEDSKDKDCAVKDNAYHASSRCKASWKCSERSKPTVYASIRTGYAEDKPGDLELSSYYQICQETC, from the exons ATGGCAGCACTGG GATACCTTGTCAGAGGGGTTGTAGGTGACTGCGTTGCTTTTCCCCTGGCCTGCCTGCGGTCAGCTGGGTACATCCATGCCATCTGGAAGAAAGACGGACAGCGAGTGGCTCAGATCAGAAGGAAATCGGTGAACGCCTTAGATGTCTACTGCAAGAGGGCCCATGTGTTCTCCAACGGCAGCCTAAGTCTTTGCCCCACGGAATGGAGAGATCAGGGAGAGTATGTAGCAGAAGTGTATCATCAGGATGGCTTGCATTTGCATCAGATTTTTCACCTGGAACTGAAGA AAGTGGAAATACTTCAAGATATCACAGAATTTATGGGTGGATCCATATTCCTGAATCTAACAGAGATGATGCCGGAACACTTCTTCCAGGTagtctggaaaaaggaaaacacggAAGTGGCTTGGACAAATGGCTCTTGGTTTTGGTACCATGGAGAATACATTAACAGGTCTGAGATTGTGTCTAGTCACAGCCTGAGACTAGACAAGATTGAGACAAGTGACCGTGGCAGGTATTCTATAGAAGTGAAAGACAGAGATGGCAGAGTTGTGTACGAAGGCATCACTAATGTGAATGTTG AGCAAAAGGACACACTTGGAAGAAATCCTTCTCTTTATGTTCTCATAGCATCGGCAGCTGTTATAGTTACTATTTTATTGGTTGCACTGATAAGGGGTTTTCAGAAGCCCGGGCACAGGACAG CAGTGCCAGTCCTACAGCATTCAAGCTTGAGACTAAGAGATGATAGAGACTATCCTGAGCAACAAGAACGGTCTGAAAATG CTGAAGAAAGACCCAAGTTGCCAAAGCTGAAAGGCAGGAAAGCTGCAGAGCCTCGTACTTCAGTTCACGAAGTGTGTGGCGTCCCCAGCGTTGAGAACAGCATCCGTCCAGCATTTGAGGACTGCATTCCACCCGATGTTGATTATCCCGCTCCCCCGGTGATTGACAGTGCTCCTGCAGAATCTGAGGAGTTCCCTCTTCCAGGGTTTGAGGACTCGAAAGACAAAGACTGTGCTGTTAAGGACAATGCATACCATGCATCTTCAAGGTGCAAAGCATCCTGGAAATGCAGTGAAAGAAGCAAACCCACTGTGTATGCTTCGATCAGAACAGGGTACGCAGAGGACAAGCCTGGAGATTTGGAATTGAGTTCTTACTATCAGATTTGCCAGGAAACATGTTAA
- the LOC101800308 gene encoding uncharacterized protein isoform X1, translating to MQKCIHTSKETIISKMLSVFTFQAVLCALIILGAGGDVTTINGNECDYVIFDPGYVQLEHPSQIRWYKGGTLLKQGTHGSTGYGQWLCVFRNGTLGLRVVGKEDAGQYTAKVCTSSQHCVHQRTFQLHVHGYLVRGVVGDCVAFPLACLRSAGYIHAIWKKDGQRVAQIRRKSVNALDVYCKRAHVFSNGSLSLCPTEWRDQGEYVAEVYHQDGLHLHQIFHLELKKVEILQDITEFMGGSIFLNLTEMMPEHFFQVVWKKENTEVAWTNGSWFWYHGEYINRSEIVSSHSLRLDKIETSDRGRYSIEVKDRDGRVVYEGITNVNVEQKDTLGRNPSLYVLIASAAVIVTILLVALIRGFQKPGHRTAVPVLQHSSLRLRDDRDYPEQQERSENAEERPKLPKLKGRKAAEPRTSVHEVCGVPSVENSIRPAFEDCIPPDVDYPAPPVIDSAPAESEEFPLPGFEDSKDKDCAVKDNAYHASSRCKASWKCSERSKPTVYASIRTGYAEDKPGDLELSSYYQICQETC from the exons ATGCAGAAATGTATACATACTAGCAAAGAAACGATCATTTCTAAAATGTTATCTGTTTTCACCTTCCAGGCTGTATTGTGTGCACTTATTATTCTTGGAG CTGGTGGTGATGTGACAACGATAAATGGGAATGAATGCGACTATGTTATTTTTGACCCTGGCTATGTCCAGTTGGAGCATCCTTCTCAGATCAGATGGTACAAGGGAGGCACGCTCTTAAAGCAGGGGACACATGGCAGCACTGGGTACGGCCAGTGGCTTTGTGTCTTTCGTAACGGGACACTGGGGCTCCGCGTTGTTGGGAAGGAGGATGCAGGACAGTACACAGCTAAGGTCtgcaccagctcccagcactgcgTTCACCAAAGGACATTTCAGTTACATGTACATG GATACCTTGTCAGAGGGGTTGTAGGTGACTGCGTTGCTTTTCCCCTGGCCTGCCTGCGGTCAGCTGGGTACATCCATGCCATCTGGAAGAAAGACGGACAGCGAGTGGCTCAGATCAGAAGGAAATCGGTGAACGCCTTAGATGTCTACTGCAAGAGGGCCCATGTGTTCTCCAACGGCAGCCTAAGTCTTTGCCCCACGGAATGGAGAGATCAGGGAGAGTATGTAGCAGAAGTGTATCATCAGGATGGCTTGCATTTGCATCAGATTTTTCACCTGGAACTGAAGA AAGTGGAAATACTTCAAGATATCACAGAATTTATGGGTGGATCCATATTCCTGAATCTAACAGAGATGATGCCGGAACACTTCTTCCAGGTagtctggaaaaaggaaaacacggAAGTGGCTTGGACAAATGGCTCTTGGTTTTGGTACCATGGAGAATACATTAACAGGTCTGAGATTGTGTCTAGTCACAGCCTGAGACTAGACAAGATTGAGACAAGTGACCGTGGCAGGTATTCTATAGAAGTGAAAGACAGAGATGGCAGAGTTGTGTACGAAGGCATCACTAATGTGAATGTTG AGCAAAAGGACACACTTGGAAGAAATCCTTCTCTTTATGTTCTCATAGCATCGGCAGCTGTTATAGTTACTATTTTATTGGTTGCACTGATAAGGGGTTTTCAGAAGCCCGGGCACAGGACAG CAGTGCCAGTCCTACAGCATTCAAGCTTGAGACTAAGAGATGATAGAGACTATCCTGAGCAACAAGAACGGTCTGAAAATG CTGAAGAAAGACCCAAGTTGCCAAAGCTGAAAGGCAGGAAAGCTGCAGAGCCTCGTACTTCAGTTCACGAAGTGTGTGGCGTCCCCAGCGTTGAGAACAGCATCCGTCCAGCATTTGAGGACTGCATTCCACCCGATGTTGATTATCCCGCTCCCCCGGTGATTGACAGTGCTCCTGCAGAATCTGAGGAGTTCCCTCTTCCAGGGTTTGAGGACTCGAAAGACAAAGACTGTGCTGTTAAGGACAATGCATACCATGCATCTTCAAGGTGCAAAGCATCCTGGAAATGCAGTGAAAGAAGCAAACCCACTGTGTATGCTTCGATCAGAACAGGGTACGCAGAGGACAAGCCTGGAGATTTGGAATTGAGTTCTTACTATCAGATTTGCCAGGAAACATGTTAA
- the LOC101800308 gene encoding uncharacterized protein isoform X2, with protein MQKCIHTSKETIISKMLSVFTFQAVLCALIILGAGGDVTTINGNECDYVIFDPGYVQLEHPSQIRWYKGGTLLKQGTHGSTGYGQWLCVFRNGTLGLRVVGKEDAGQYTAKVCTSSQHCVHQRTFQLHVHGYLVRGVVGDCVAFPLACLRSAGYIHAIWKKDGQRVAQIRRKSVNALDVYCKRAHVFSNGSLSLCPTEWRDQGEYVAEVYHQDGLHLHQIFHLELKKVEILQDITEFMGGSIFLNLTEMMPEHFFQVVWKKENTEVAWTNGSWFWYHGEYINRSEIVSSHSLRLDKIETSDRGRYSIEVKDRDGRVVYEGITNVNVEQKDTLGRNPSLYVLIASAAVIVTILLVALIRGFQKPGHRTVPVLQHSSLRLRDDRDYPEQQERSENAEERPKLPKLKGRKAAEPRTSVHEVCGVPSVENSIRPAFEDCIPPDVDYPAPPVIDSAPAESEEFPLPGFEDSKDKDCAVKDNAYHASSRCKASWKCSERSKPTVYASIRTGYAEDKPGDLELSSYYQICQETC; from the exons ATGCAGAAATGTATACATACTAGCAAAGAAACGATCATTTCTAAAATGTTATCTGTTTTCACCTTCCAGGCTGTATTGTGTGCACTTATTATTCTTGGAG CTGGTGGTGATGTGACAACGATAAATGGGAATGAATGCGACTATGTTATTTTTGACCCTGGCTATGTCCAGTTGGAGCATCCTTCTCAGATCAGATGGTACAAGGGAGGCACGCTCTTAAAGCAGGGGACACATGGCAGCACTGGGTACGGCCAGTGGCTTTGTGTCTTTCGTAACGGGACACTGGGGCTCCGCGTTGTTGGGAAGGAGGATGCAGGACAGTACACAGCTAAGGTCtgcaccagctcccagcactgcgTTCACCAAAGGACATTTCAGTTACATGTACATG GATACCTTGTCAGAGGGGTTGTAGGTGACTGCGTTGCTTTTCCCCTGGCCTGCCTGCGGTCAGCTGGGTACATCCATGCCATCTGGAAGAAAGACGGACAGCGAGTGGCTCAGATCAGAAGGAAATCGGTGAACGCCTTAGATGTCTACTGCAAGAGGGCCCATGTGTTCTCCAACGGCAGCCTAAGTCTTTGCCCCACGGAATGGAGAGATCAGGGAGAGTATGTAGCAGAAGTGTATCATCAGGATGGCTTGCATTTGCATCAGATTTTTCACCTGGAACTGAAGA AAGTGGAAATACTTCAAGATATCACAGAATTTATGGGTGGATCCATATTCCTGAATCTAACAGAGATGATGCCGGAACACTTCTTCCAGGTagtctggaaaaaggaaaacacggAAGTGGCTTGGACAAATGGCTCTTGGTTTTGGTACCATGGAGAATACATTAACAGGTCTGAGATTGTGTCTAGTCACAGCCTGAGACTAGACAAGATTGAGACAAGTGACCGTGGCAGGTATTCTATAGAAGTGAAAGACAGAGATGGCAGAGTTGTGTACGAAGGCATCACTAATGTGAATGTTG AGCAAAAGGACACACTTGGAAGAAATCCTTCTCTTTATGTTCTCATAGCATCGGCAGCTGTTATAGTTACTATTTTATTGGTTGCACTGATAAGGGGTTTTCAGAAGCCCGGGCACAGGACAG TGCCAGTCCTACAGCATTCAAGCTTGAGACTAAGAGATGATAGAGACTATCCTGAGCAACAAGAACGGTCTGAAAATG CTGAAGAAAGACCCAAGTTGCCAAAGCTGAAAGGCAGGAAAGCTGCAGAGCCTCGTACTTCAGTTCACGAAGTGTGTGGCGTCCCCAGCGTTGAGAACAGCATCCGTCCAGCATTTGAGGACTGCATTCCACCCGATGTTGATTATCCCGCTCCCCCGGTGATTGACAGTGCTCCTGCAGAATCTGAGGAGTTCCCTCTTCCAGGGTTTGAGGACTCGAAAGACAAAGACTGTGCTGTTAAGGACAATGCATACCATGCATCTTCAAGGTGCAAAGCATCCTGGAAATGCAGTGAAAGAAGCAAACCCACTGTGTATGCTTCGATCAGAACAGGGTACGCAGAGGACAAGCCTGGAGATTTGGAATTGAGTTCTTACTATCAGATTTGCCAGGAAACATGTTAA
- the LOC101794005 gene encoding uncharacterized protein isoform X2, translating to MERHAALVPAGCTDTDTDRQPQLQEGCGAERPEDECPPASGRGFLIAEPDINAQMDQGEDQDHEDHEVLEEMHMGGEVDPLRNHFASADQQDVLAVGSRGGDQQLGDGHGSQRGSSEAQRGDYRPAEEAKLPCSAISLVKRQERGVAAASRRAHRAERPTICSECGKGFSRSIHLIQHQRMHTGERPFLCGECGKGFSQSSHLIQHRRVHTGQKPYTCTECGKSFSQSSNLLKHQRIHTGLKPYVCSECGKIFSDSSTCIKHQRMHTGERPYKCPACGKCFSQHSHLLQHQRAHDGVRPYSCGQCGKCFGQSSDLINHARTHTGEKPYKCSQCGRGFSGNSNLIKHTRIHTGEQPYRCTQCGECFRFQPQLVRHQKHHTE from the exons ATGGAGCGCCACGCTGCCCTGGTGCCCGCAGGctgcacagacacagacacGGACAGACAGCCACAGCTACAGGAGGGCTGCGGGGCTGAGCGGCCGGAGGATGAATGTCCGCCTGCAAGTGGCCGAG GATTCCTGATTGCTGAACCTGACATAAATGCCCAGATGGACCAAGGAGAAGATCAAGATCATGAAGATCATGAGGTGCTGGAAGAGATGCATATGG GTGGTGAGGTAGATCCCCTTCGCAACCACTTTGCAAGCGCAGATCAGCAGGACGTGTTGGCAGTGGGGTCCAGAGGAGGAGACCAACAGTTGGGTGATGGCCACGGAAGTCAGCGCGGCTCCTCAGAGGCACAGCGAGGTGACTATAGGCCGGCAGAGGAGGCTAAGCTGCCTTGCTCTGCCATCAGCCTGGTAAAAAGACAAGAGAGAGGGGTGGCAGCAGCCTCACGGCGAGCCCACCGCGCAGAGCGGCCCACCATCTGCTCCGAGTGTGGCAAGGGCTTCAGCCGGAGCATCCACCTCATCCAGCACCAGCGCATGCACACCGGGGAGCGCCCGTTCCTGTGCGGGGAGTGCGGCAAGGGTTTCAGCCAAAGCTCCCACCTCATCCAGCACCGGCGGGTCCACACGGGCCAGAAGCCTTACACCTGCACGGAGTGTGGAAAGAGCTTCAGCCAGAGCTCCAACCTCCTGAAGCACCAGCGCATCCACACCGGGCTCAAACCCTACGTGTGCAGCGAGTGCGGGAAGATCTTCAGCGACAGCTCCACCTGCATCAAGCACCAGCGCATGCACACAGGCGAGCGGCCCTACAAGTGCCCAGCCTGCGGGAAATGCTTCAGCCAACActcccacctcctccagcaccagcgAGCCCACGATGGTGTCCGGCCTTACTCCTGCGGGCAGTGTGGCAAATGTTTCGGGCAGAGCTCTGACCTCATTAATCACGCTCGGACCCACACGGGTGAGAAGCCTTACAAATGTAGCCAGTGTGGCCGGGGCTTCAGCGGCAACTCCAACCTCATCAAGCACACCCGCATCCACACAGGCGAGCAGCCGTACCGCTGCACCCAGTGTGGGGAATGCTTTCGTTTCCAGCCCCAGCTGGTGCGCCACCAGAAACACCACACAGAGTAG
- the LOC101794005 gene encoding uncharacterized protein isoform X1 translates to MERHAALVPAGCTDTDTDRQPQLQEGCGAERPEDECPPASGREGFLIAEPDINAQMDQGEDQDHEDHEVLEEMHMGGEVDPLRNHFASADQQDVLAVGSRGGDQQLGDGHGSQRGSSEAQRGDYRPAEEAKLPCSAISLVKRQERGVAAASRRAHRAERPTICSECGKGFSRSIHLIQHQRMHTGERPFLCGECGKGFSQSSHLIQHRRVHTGQKPYTCTECGKSFSQSSNLLKHQRIHTGLKPYVCSECGKIFSDSSTCIKHQRMHTGERPYKCPACGKCFSQHSHLLQHQRAHDGVRPYSCGQCGKCFGQSSDLINHARTHTGEKPYKCSQCGRGFSGNSNLIKHTRIHTGEQPYRCTQCGECFRFQPQLVRHQKHHTE, encoded by the exons ATGGAGCGCCACGCTGCCCTGGTGCCCGCAGGctgcacagacacagacacGGACAGACAGCCACAGCTACAGGAGGGCTGCGGGGCTGAGCGGCCGGAGGATGAATGTCCGCCTGCAAGTGGCCGAG AAGGATTCCTGATTGCTGAACCTGACATAAATGCCCAGATGGACCAAGGAGAAGATCAAGATCATGAAGATCATGAGGTGCTGGAAGAGATGCATATGG GTGGTGAGGTAGATCCCCTTCGCAACCACTTTGCAAGCGCAGATCAGCAGGACGTGTTGGCAGTGGGGTCCAGAGGAGGAGACCAACAGTTGGGTGATGGCCACGGAAGTCAGCGCGGCTCCTCAGAGGCACAGCGAGGTGACTATAGGCCGGCAGAGGAGGCTAAGCTGCCTTGCTCTGCCATCAGCCTGGTAAAAAGACAAGAGAGAGGGGTGGCAGCAGCCTCACGGCGAGCCCACCGCGCAGAGCGGCCCACCATCTGCTCCGAGTGTGGCAAGGGCTTCAGCCGGAGCATCCACCTCATCCAGCACCAGCGCATGCACACCGGGGAGCGCCCGTTCCTGTGCGGGGAGTGCGGCAAGGGTTTCAGCCAAAGCTCCCACCTCATCCAGCACCGGCGGGTCCACACGGGCCAGAAGCCTTACACCTGCACGGAGTGTGGAAAGAGCTTCAGCCAGAGCTCCAACCTCCTGAAGCACCAGCGCATCCACACCGGGCTCAAACCCTACGTGTGCAGCGAGTGCGGGAAGATCTTCAGCGACAGCTCCACCTGCATCAAGCACCAGCGCATGCACACAGGCGAGCGGCCCTACAAGTGCCCAGCCTGCGGGAAATGCTTCAGCCAACActcccacctcctccagcaccagcgAGCCCACGATGGTGTCCGGCCTTACTCCTGCGGGCAGTGTGGCAAATGTTTCGGGCAGAGCTCTGACCTCATTAATCACGCTCGGACCCACACGGGTGAGAAGCCTTACAAATGTAGCCAGTGTGGCCGGGGCTTCAGCGGCAACTCCAACCTCATCAAGCACACCCGCATCCACACAGGCGAGCAGCCGTACCGCTGCACCCAGTGTGGGGAATGCTTTCGTTTCCAGCCCCAGCTGGTGCGCCACCAGAAACACCACACAGAGTAG